A region from the Lycium barbarum isolate Lr01 chromosome 8, ASM1917538v2, whole genome shotgun sequence genome encodes:
- the LOC132607783 gene encoding uncharacterized protein LOC132607783: protein MTASGKFTVGTAWELLRSKAVKSDVFKNMWISGVPFKISFFFWRLWKYKIPVGEVVKRIGVDTEARFYCCDHRQYETVDHLFVTGNISKKVWTYVKTAIGITTQFQQVKQILQIWKWRNKVLHGGKMSINKVIYEINMIIYQMCRMRFLGQNNLPRCIPQILQVFEAYRPRIVSKMVKWEFPMPGWFKCNSVGASRVISSLQQQEGYQMAEARALHKGLKYCVTNSLLPMVMETDSMTMEMVLNGQWDTPWSMSMIINNISRLRRDKEVRVEHVLKEGNGLANYLTNYAFDFAGDHHFHSFASLPVKARKILNTENPHIPYMRIRTAKDHHIPGD from the exons ATGACAGCATCAGGCAAATTCACTGTAGGCACTGCATGGGAACTTCTGAGGAGCAAAGCAGTCAAGTCAGATGTCTTTAAGAACATGTGGATATCAGGTGTACCTTTTAAGATATCTTTCTTTTTCTGGAGGTTGTGGAAGTACAAAATACCAGTTGGAGAGGTAGTAAAGAGGATTGGGGTAGATACTGAGGCAAGATTTTATTGTTGTGATCATAGGCAATATGAAACTGTGGATCATTTGTTTGTTACAGGAAATATTTCTAAAAAAgtgtggacttatgttaaaactgctATTGGCATCACAACACAATTTCAACAAGTCAAGCAGATTCTTCAA AtatggaagtggaggaataaagTCCTACATGGAGGGAAGATGTCCATCAACAAAGTGATTTATGAGATAAACATGATCATATATCAAATGTGTAGAATGAGGTTTCTAGGGCAGAACAACTTACCAAGATGCATACCTCAAATCCTACAAGTCTTTGAAGCATACAGGCCAAGAATTGTCAGCAAGATGGTGAAATGGGAATTTCCTATGCCAGGGTGGTTTAAATGTAATTCTGTTGGAGCTTCTAGG GTGATTTCCAGTTTGCAGCAGCAAGAAGGATATCAGATGGCTGAAGCAAGGGCACTACATAAGGGTCTTAAGTATTGTGTTACAAACAGTCTGTTGCCAATGGTGATGGAAACAGACTCAATGACTATGGAGATGGTCTTAAATGGACAGTGGGACACTCCATGGAGTATGTCAAtgatcataaataatatttcaagGTTGAGGAGGGATAAGGAAGTAAGGGTGGAGCATGTTCTGAAAGAAGGAAATGGCCTGGCTAATTATTTAACTAActatgcttttgattttgcaggtgatcacCATTTTCATAGTTTTGCTTCACTTCCTGTGAAAGCAAGGAAAATTCTAAACACAGAAAATCCACATATACCATACATGAGGATCAGGACAGCTAAGGACCATCATATTCCTGGAGATTAA